One Sciurus carolinensis chromosome 10, mSciCar1.2, whole genome shotgun sequence genomic window carries:
- the Sh3bp2 gene encoding SH3 domain-binding protein 2 isoform X3: MAAEEMHWPVPMKAIGAQNLLTMPGGVAKAGYLHKKGGTQLQLLKWPLRFVIIHKRCIYYFKSSTSASPQGAFSLSGYNRVMRAAEETTSNNVFPFKIIHISKKHRTWFFSASSEEERKSWMALLRREIGHFHEKKELPLDTSDSSSDTDSFYGAVERPVDISLSPYPTDSEDYEHEEEEDSYLEPDSPEPVKPEDALTHPPAYPPPPVPTTRKPAFSDLPRAHSFTSKSPSPLLPPPPPKRGLPDANPASEDTKRDPLGPRWAEPGLRVPATSRRMSDPPVSSMSVGPGLRKPCFQEGASSSPEPWTPGHGASPASSSATMSTAASRNCDKLKSFHLSPRGPPTSEPPPVPANKPKFLKIAEEVPQRETAKPGLFVPPVAPRPPVLKLPVPEPTARSTALPKPEKPLLPHLQRSPPDGQSFRSFSFEKPRRPSQVDAGAEDSDEDYEKVPLPSSVFVNTTESCEVERLFKATSPRGEPQDGLYCIRNSSTKSGKVLVVWDESSNKVRNYRIFEKDSKFYLEGEVLFLSVGSMVEHYHTHVLPSHQSLLLRHPYGYAGPR, from the exons ATGGCGGCTGAGGAGATGCACTGGCCTGTCCCCATGAAGGCCATAGGTGCCCAGAACCTGTTGACCATGCCCGGTGGTGTCGCCAAGGCTGGCTACCTGCACAAGAAGGGTGGCACCCAGCTGCAGCTGCTCAAAT GGCCCCTGCGTTTTGTCATCATCCACAAGCGCTGCATCTACTACTTCAAGAGCAGCACGTCTGCCTCCCCGCAAGGCGCCTTCTCTCTGAGTGGCTACAACCG GGTGATGCGGGCGGCTGAGGAGACGACATCCAACAACGTCTTCCCCTTCAAGATCATCCACATCAGCAAGAAGCACCGCACGTGGTTCTTCTCGGCCTCCTCCGAGGAGGAGCGCAAG AGTTGGATGGCCTTGCTGCGCAGGGAGATTGGCCACTTCCATGAGAAGAAGGAGCTGCCCCTGGACACCAG TGACTCGAGCTCCGACACAGACAGCTTCTACGGTGCGGTGGAGCGGCCTGTGGACATCAGCCTTTCTCCATACCCGACGGACAGTGAAG ACTACGAgcatgaggaggaggaagactcATACCTGGAGCCCGACTCCCCAGAGCCTGTGAAGCCCGAGG ATGCCCTGACTCACCCACCGGCCTACCCACCACCCCCAGTGCCCACGACCAGGAAGCCAGCCTTCTCTGACTTGCCCCGTGCCCACTCCTTCACCTCCAAGAGCCCAAGTCCCCTGCTGCCACCCCCACCACCTAAGCGTGGCCTCCCAGATGCTAATCCAGCTTCTGAAGACACTAAGAGGGACCCACTGGGCCCGAGGTGGGCTGAACCTGGCCTCAGGGTGCCTGCCACTTCCCGAAGGATGAGCGACCCCCCAGTGAGCAGCATGTCTGTTGGGCCTGGCCTCCGGAAACCGTGCTTCCAAGAGGGTGCCAGCTCCAGCCCAGAACCATGGACCCCTGGCCATGGGGCCAGCCCTGCCTCCAGCTCTGCCACCATGTCCACTGCCGCCTCCAGGAACTGTGACAAGCTCAAGTCCTTCCACCTGTCTCCCCGGGGGCCACCCACATCTGAGCCTCCGCCTGTGCCTGCCAACAAGCCCAAGTTCCTGAAGATAGCTGAAGAGGTCCCCCAGAGGGAGACGGCCAAACCTGGACTCTTTGTGCCCCCCGTGGCTCCCAGGCCTCCTGTGCTGAAGCTGCCCGTGCCTGAGCCCACTGCCCGGTCCACTGCGCTGCCCAAGCCGGAGAAACCGCTGCTGCCCCACCTCCA GCGATCACCCCCTGATGGGCAGAGTTTCAGGAGCTTCTCCTTTGAAAAGCCACGGCGACCCTCACAGGTTGATGCAGGCGCGGAGGACTCGGACGAGGACTATGAGAAG GTGCCACTGCCCAGTTCGGTCTTTGTCAACACCACGGAGTCCTGTGAAGTGGAGAG GCTGTTCAAGGCCACAAGCCCCCGGGGAGAGCCTCAGGACGGACTGTACTGCATCCGGAACTCTTCCACCAAGTCGGGGAAG GTTCTGGTTGTGTGGGATGAGTCCTCTAACAAAGTGAGGAACTACCGCATCTTTGAGAAG GACTCTAAGTTCTACCTGGAGGGCGAGGTCCTGTTCCTGAGTGTGGGCAGCATGGTGGAGCACTACCACACCCATGTGCTGCCCAGCCACCAGAGCTTGCTGCTGCGACACCCATATGGCTATGCTGGGCCCAGGTGA
- the Sh3bp2 gene encoding SH3 domain-binding protein 2 isoform X2: MAFLGPRTPASSRLPGRRRAMCWVSAASFMAAEEMHWPVPMKAIGAQNLLTMPGGVAKAGYLHKKGGTQLQLLKWPLRFVIIHKRCIYYFKSSTSASPQGAFSLSGYNRVMRAAEETTSNNVFPFKIIHISKKHRTWFFSASSEEERKSWMALLRREIGHFHEKKELPLDTSDSSSDTDSFYGAVERPVDISLSPYPTDSEDYEHEEEEDSYLEPDSPEPVKPEDALTHPPAYPPPPVPTTRKPAFSDLPRAHSFTSKSPSPLLPPPPPKRGLPDANPASEDTKRDPLGPRWAEPGLRVPATSRRMSDPPVSSMSVGPGLRKPCFQEGASSSPEPWTPGHGASPASSSATMSTAASRNCDKLKSFHLSPRGPPTSEPPPVPANKPKFLKIAEEVPQRETAKPGLFVPPVAPRPPVLKLPVPEPTARSTALPKPEKPLLPHLQRSPPDGQSFRSFSFEKPRRPSQVDAGAEDSDEDYEKVPLPSSVFVNTTESCEVERLFKATSPRGEPQDGLYCIRNSSTKSGKVLVVWDESSNKVRNYRIFEKDSKFYLEGEVLFLSVGSMVEHYHTHVLPSHQSLLLRHPYGYAGPR; encoded by the exons CTTCATGGCGGCTGAGGAGATGCACTGGCCTGTCCCCATGAAGGCCATAGGTGCCCAGAACCTGTTGACCATGCCCGGTGGTGTCGCCAAGGCTGGCTACCTGCACAAGAAGGGTGGCACCCAGCTGCAGCTGCTCAAAT GGCCCCTGCGTTTTGTCATCATCCACAAGCGCTGCATCTACTACTTCAAGAGCAGCACGTCTGCCTCCCCGCAAGGCGCCTTCTCTCTGAGTGGCTACAACCG GGTGATGCGGGCGGCTGAGGAGACGACATCCAACAACGTCTTCCCCTTCAAGATCATCCACATCAGCAAGAAGCACCGCACGTGGTTCTTCTCGGCCTCCTCCGAGGAGGAGCGCAAG AGTTGGATGGCCTTGCTGCGCAGGGAGATTGGCCACTTCCATGAGAAGAAGGAGCTGCCCCTGGACACCAG TGACTCGAGCTCCGACACAGACAGCTTCTACGGTGCGGTGGAGCGGCCTGTGGACATCAGCCTTTCTCCATACCCGACGGACAGTGAAG ACTACGAgcatgaggaggaggaagactcATACCTGGAGCCCGACTCCCCAGAGCCTGTGAAGCCCGAGG ATGCCCTGACTCACCCACCGGCCTACCCACCACCCCCAGTGCCCACGACCAGGAAGCCAGCCTTCTCTGACTTGCCCCGTGCCCACTCCTTCACCTCCAAGAGCCCAAGTCCCCTGCTGCCACCCCCACCACCTAAGCGTGGCCTCCCAGATGCTAATCCAGCTTCTGAAGACACTAAGAGGGACCCACTGGGCCCGAGGTGGGCTGAACCTGGCCTCAGGGTGCCTGCCACTTCCCGAAGGATGAGCGACCCCCCAGTGAGCAGCATGTCTGTTGGGCCTGGCCTCCGGAAACCGTGCTTCCAAGAGGGTGCCAGCTCCAGCCCAGAACCATGGACCCCTGGCCATGGGGCCAGCCCTGCCTCCAGCTCTGCCACCATGTCCACTGCCGCCTCCAGGAACTGTGACAAGCTCAAGTCCTTCCACCTGTCTCCCCGGGGGCCACCCACATCTGAGCCTCCGCCTGTGCCTGCCAACAAGCCCAAGTTCCTGAAGATAGCTGAAGAGGTCCCCCAGAGGGAGACGGCCAAACCTGGACTCTTTGTGCCCCCCGTGGCTCCCAGGCCTCCTGTGCTGAAGCTGCCCGTGCCTGAGCCCACTGCCCGGTCCACTGCGCTGCCCAAGCCGGAGAAACCGCTGCTGCCCCACCTCCA GCGATCACCCCCTGATGGGCAGAGTTTCAGGAGCTTCTCCTTTGAAAAGCCACGGCGACCCTCACAGGTTGATGCAGGCGCGGAGGACTCGGACGAGGACTATGAGAAG GTGCCACTGCCCAGTTCGGTCTTTGTCAACACCACGGAGTCCTGTGAAGTGGAGAG GCTGTTCAAGGCCACAAGCCCCCGGGGAGAGCCTCAGGACGGACTGTACTGCATCCGGAACTCTTCCACCAAGTCGGGGAAG GTTCTGGTTGTGTGGGATGAGTCCTCTAACAAAGTGAGGAACTACCGCATCTTTGAGAAG GACTCTAAGTTCTACCTGGAGGGCGAGGTCCTGTTCCTGAGTGTGGGCAGCATGGTGGAGCACTACCACACCCATGTGCTGCCCAGCCACCAGAGCTTGCTGCTGCGACACCCATATGGCTATGCTGGGCCCAGGTGA
- the Sh3bp2 gene encoding SH3 domain-binding protein 2 isoform X1: MAGAGPRPRSWGRREAGAGDEAVAGVAGVPGPGPCRCAQGRRGLAAPRKPAVPAAWTPFMAAEEMHWPVPMKAIGAQNLLTMPGGVAKAGYLHKKGGTQLQLLKWPLRFVIIHKRCIYYFKSSTSASPQGAFSLSGYNRVMRAAEETTSNNVFPFKIIHISKKHRTWFFSASSEEERKSWMALLRREIGHFHEKKELPLDTSDSSSDTDSFYGAVERPVDISLSPYPTDSEDYEHEEEEDSYLEPDSPEPVKPEDALTHPPAYPPPPVPTTRKPAFSDLPRAHSFTSKSPSPLLPPPPPKRGLPDANPASEDTKRDPLGPRWAEPGLRVPATSRRMSDPPVSSMSVGPGLRKPCFQEGASSSPEPWTPGHGASPASSSATMSTAASRNCDKLKSFHLSPRGPPTSEPPPVPANKPKFLKIAEEVPQRETAKPGLFVPPVAPRPPVLKLPVPEPTARSTALPKPEKPLLPHLQRSPPDGQSFRSFSFEKPRRPSQVDAGAEDSDEDYEKVPLPSSVFVNTTESCEVERLFKATSPRGEPQDGLYCIRNSSTKSGKVLVVWDESSNKVRNYRIFEKDSKFYLEGEVLFLSVGSMVEHYHTHVLPSHQSLLLRHPYGYAGPR; encoded by the exons CTTCATGGCGGCTGAGGAGATGCACTGGCCTGTCCCCATGAAGGCCATAGGTGCCCAGAACCTGTTGACCATGCCCGGTGGTGTCGCCAAGGCTGGCTACCTGCACAAGAAGGGTGGCACCCAGCTGCAGCTGCTCAAAT GGCCCCTGCGTTTTGTCATCATCCACAAGCGCTGCATCTACTACTTCAAGAGCAGCACGTCTGCCTCCCCGCAAGGCGCCTTCTCTCTGAGTGGCTACAACCG GGTGATGCGGGCGGCTGAGGAGACGACATCCAACAACGTCTTCCCCTTCAAGATCATCCACATCAGCAAGAAGCACCGCACGTGGTTCTTCTCGGCCTCCTCCGAGGAGGAGCGCAAG AGTTGGATGGCCTTGCTGCGCAGGGAGATTGGCCACTTCCATGAGAAGAAGGAGCTGCCCCTGGACACCAG TGACTCGAGCTCCGACACAGACAGCTTCTACGGTGCGGTGGAGCGGCCTGTGGACATCAGCCTTTCTCCATACCCGACGGACAGTGAAG ACTACGAgcatgaggaggaggaagactcATACCTGGAGCCCGACTCCCCAGAGCCTGTGAAGCCCGAGG ATGCCCTGACTCACCCACCGGCCTACCCACCACCCCCAGTGCCCACGACCAGGAAGCCAGCCTTCTCTGACTTGCCCCGTGCCCACTCCTTCACCTCCAAGAGCCCAAGTCCCCTGCTGCCACCCCCACCACCTAAGCGTGGCCTCCCAGATGCTAATCCAGCTTCTGAAGACACTAAGAGGGACCCACTGGGCCCGAGGTGGGCTGAACCTGGCCTCAGGGTGCCTGCCACTTCCCGAAGGATGAGCGACCCCCCAGTGAGCAGCATGTCTGTTGGGCCTGGCCTCCGGAAACCGTGCTTCCAAGAGGGTGCCAGCTCCAGCCCAGAACCATGGACCCCTGGCCATGGGGCCAGCCCTGCCTCCAGCTCTGCCACCATGTCCACTGCCGCCTCCAGGAACTGTGACAAGCTCAAGTCCTTCCACCTGTCTCCCCGGGGGCCACCCACATCTGAGCCTCCGCCTGTGCCTGCCAACAAGCCCAAGTTCCTGAAGATAGCTGAAGAGGTCCCCCAGAGGGAGACGGCCAAACCTGGACTCTTTGTGCCCCCCGTGGCTCCCAGGCCTCCTGTGCTGAAGCTGCCCGTGCCTGAGCCCACTGCCCGGTCCACTGCGCTGCCCAAGCCGGAGAAACCGCTGCTGCCCCACCTCCA GCGATCACCCCCTGATGGGCAGAGTTTCAGGAGCTTCTCCTTTGAAAAGCCACGGCGACCCTCACAGGTTGATGCAGGCGCGGAGGACTCGGACGAGGACTATGAGAAG GTGCCACTGCCCAGTTCGGTCTTTGTCAACACCACGGAGTCCTGTGAAGTGGAGAG GCTGTTCAAGGCCACAAGCCCCCGGGGAGAGCCTCAGGACGGACTGTACTGCATCCGGAACTCTTCCACCAAGTCGGGGAAG GTTCTGGTTGTGTGGGATGAGTCCTCTAACAAAGTGAGGAACTACCGCATCTTTGAGAAG GACTCTAAGTTCTACCTGGAGGGCGAGGTCCTGTTCCTGAGTGTGGGCAGCATGGTGGAGCACTACCACACCCATGTGCTGCCCAGCCACCAGAGCTTGCTGCTGCGACACCCATATGGCTATGCTGGGCCCAGGTGA